CCCAAGAGGTGCGGGTTCTGAAGCAGGCCAATGTTGAACTGCAGCGCGAGTTGAAGCGCAAGGAGAAGGCGCTGGCTGAGGCTGCGGCGCTACTGGTGCTGCAAAAAAAGTACCGTGCGCTGCTCGGGGACGAGGCCGAATGACGTCGTCTGAGCAGCGCAAAGTATTGATTGGTCTGATCACCGAGGCGACTCGGGCCGGGGCTCGCCAAGCACGCGCGTGCGTCATTCTGGGGCTCAGTGCCCGCACCGTTCAGCGCTGGCAGCGCGGCGAACCTGACGCAGTGGACCGGCGCACATTACGACACCACGAGCCGCGCCATAAGCTTAGCGCCGAGGAGCGCGCCGAGCTTCTGGCGGTGGCGAACTCGGCCGAATTGGGTCATCTGCCGCCCAGCCAGATCGTGCCGCGCTTGGCAGATCAGCAACGCTATATTGCCTCGGAATCGACTTTCTACCGGGTCCTGAAGGCCGAGAAGCAACTCGCCCACCGGCGCAGCGAACGGCCAGCCCAGGCCCATAGCAAGCCCCGTGCGGTGTGCGCGCGTGCGCCGAACCAGTTGTACAGCTGGGACATCACCTATCTGCCGAGCACGGTTCGCGGGCAGTATTTTTATCTGTACCTGTTTCTGGACGTGTTCAGCCGAAAGATCGTTGGTTGGCAGGTCTATGCGCAGGAAAGCAGCGCACTGGCCAGTGAAGTGCTCAAGGACCTGTGTGCGCGCGAAGCGATACCACCCGACCAGGTGATTCTGCATTCGGATAGTAAGAATACGGGTATCAGATGTTTCCGGGCTTCTCGCGGCTTTCAATGAGGGCTGTCCGGCGACTTTTGGTGCCGTAAAGCGTTCCGGGCGACCTGACCCACATTCCGATCGACGTAGTGTCTTTCCCCTGACCTGTCGATCGTCCGGAACCGCCGAGCGGCGAGGTTTCGCCTCGTCGATACGTGTGACTCAAGAAGGGCCTGACGCTCTGTCGCTTTACTGTCTTGTCCAGGTACTCGATGCCGGTGAAATCGCCTCAATCTCATCGGCAACCGGAGCAAGGCTCATGAAAGAAGAACCGGCTATTTCTGGATATCGCAACGTTGTGGGCGGCGTGGATACCCATAAGGACGTGCATGTTGCAGCTGTCGTTGACGAACACGATCGTCTGCTCGGCAGTGAATGCTTCCCTACCACGCGGCATGGCTACAAACAGATGCTGCTCTGGATGCGCTCATTCGGAGAGCTTGCCCGGGTTGGCGTCGAATGCACCGGCTCCTACGGAGCGGGCTTGCTTCGCTACCTTCAACTGGCCCACGTAACGGTGCTTGAGGTCACGGCACCCGACAGGAGCGACCGGCGCAAACGCGGCAAGGACGACACGCTGGACGCTTGCAACGCGGCGCATGCTGCCTTTGCTGGTGTGCGTACAGTCACGCCCAAGACACGCGACGGCATGATTGAATCGCTGCGCGTTCTGAAAGTCTGCCGGAAGACCGCCATCTCCGCGAGGCGCGTTGCATTGCAACTAATTCACAGTACCATCATCAGCGCGCCTGACGAGTTACGCGAATCGCTGCGCAAGATGACACGGATGCAGCTTATTCGAACATTGGCCGCGTGGCGTCCCGATCTGTCTGACTATCGGAGCCTGATCTCTGCCAACCGGATTGCATTAAAATCACTGGGGCGTCGGTATCTCGAGTTGCACGACGAGATCGCCGACCTCGATGTCATGATCGCGGCTCTGGTCGATGAACTCGCCCCCGATCTGGTCTCCCGGTATTCAATTGGCTATGAGTCCGCTTCGCAACTGCTACTGACCGCTGGCGACAACAGCGACCGGCTTCAGTCAGAGGCCAGCTTCGCCGCCCTCTGTGGAGTGAGTCCCGTCCCGGCGTCTTCTGGCAAGGTGACACGACATCGACTGAATCGCGGTGGAGATCGCGCGGCCAACAGCGCCCTGCACATTATCGCCATCGGTCGATTGCGAACCGACGATCGCACAAAAGCCTATGTCGCCAAACGCGTCAGCGAGGGCCACTCAAAGCTTGAAGCGATTCGATGCCTCAAGCGCTATATCGCACGAGAGGTCTTCTACGCCATCCGGCAACGTTACCGCCAGATCGCGCAGACCCAATTTACCTCTTGACCTTTAGAAGGGCGTCAACGGCGGCCCGATGAAAGGTGCGACGATGCTCGCCACCCTCCAGACGCTGGGCGTCATGCACTCGCTCAGCCGCCCGGGCGTGAGCAACGACAACCCTTATTCTGAATCGTTGTTCAAGACCCTAAAGTACCGGCCGACTTACCCGCTGAGGGCATTTGACACCCTGCTCGCCGCACGCACCTGGGTGGGCGCGCTGGTGCGCTGGTATAACGAAGAGCACCGTCACAGCGCGATCCGGTTCGTGACGCCGGCGCAGCGCCATGCCAATCTCGACCAGACCATTTTGGATCGACGAGCAGCGCTTTATGAGGCCGCCCGGCAACGCCACCCGCTGCGCTGGAAAGGCCGCACGCGCAACTGGCAGCGCGTCGATGCTGTGCACCTGAACCCGGATCGCATCGACCACCAGGACGTCGCCGCACAGCGCCGTAGTCAGGAGAGAAAGGCCGCCTGAAATTTATTCGTGGAGGCGACAACTAGCTTGAAAATTTCCGCTACCGTCACATGAGGTGAAGTGAGCATGTTTGGAGCCTGAAGGCTTGGACCTTGCTGTGGAGATAATGCCCTTCGCCTCGCCCTCACCAGCACAGACACTGAACGGTAGCCAAGGGCGTGGACCCTGTATGTACAAGGCAAGTGGGTGAGTTGGTATTGATTCCTCGATTAAGGATCAAATTGATGTTCTACCTCGGTATTGATGTTGCCAAAGCCAAGCTGGATTGCTGCCTGCTGGACATGACAAACGGCAAGCGTAGTACGAAGGTTGTTGCCAATAGCCGCGCCGGCCTAACCGATCTGTTGGGCTGGTTGGGCAAGAGACACACCGAGCCGAGCCACGTACATGTCGCGCTCGAAGGTACCGGCGTCTATCACGAGATGGCCGCGTGTGGCCTGCACGATGCCGGGCTCTCCGTGTCTGTCGTTAATCCTGCGCAGGTGCGTGCTTTTGCGACGGGAATGGGCGTGCGCACGAAGAACGACATGGTAGACAGCCACGTGTTAGCGCGCTTTGCGATGCACGCACAGCCAATGCGCTGGAGTCCTCCAGCGCCCGAGGCTCGCATACTTCAAGCACTGATGGCGCGCCGTGAAGCGCTTGCACAAGATCTTCAGCGTGAGCGCAACCGGCATGAGAAAGCGGAAATCACGGCTCCAACGGCGCTAGTCCTGCATTCGATTCTCGAGACGATCGAGTTTTTGGAGCGCCATTTAGCCAGCCTGCAACGCGAGATCGATGATCACATTGCTGCCCATCCGGGCCTTAAAGCAAACTTGATGCTGCTGCAAAGTATCCCGGCAGTTGGCCCTCAGGTAGGCCGCACGCTGCTTGCCATCATGCACGCGCGCCACTTCGATTCTGCAGAACAACTTGCGGCGTATCTCGGCCTGGTGCCGGTGCAGAGGCAGTCGGGATCGTCGATCCAGGGCCCTTCACGTTTATCGAAGGCCGGGCCGCCCAAGGTACGGGCAACTCTCTACATGGCGGCCGTCGTCGCTAAACGCTATAACCCCCACATCAAGGCATTGTGTGAACGCTTGGCAGCGCGTGGCAAATCCACCATGTCTATACTCGGCGCTGCAATGCGTAAGCTTGTGCATCTGTGTTTCGGCGTTCTGAAGACACGACAGCCTTATCGGGCGAACTACGTCGCAATCGCTTGACGGGCAAGACGGTATCTCCACAAAATCCGGGGCGGTTCACTTCAGCGTTTCGACGGTGCCTTCATTAGGCTATACCTGTGGGTTGGCAATGAGACGCCCGAAGACTTTCACATCGCCGCCCAGATGATAGTGCAGCTGATCGTCGCAATTGTCGTATACAAATTCACGATGCAAATCATACGAGCGCTGGCGACACGCCCCGCGCCTGAAGAACGCACGTCGGACTGATCGGCGTTAAGAGTCTGACTGGCTGCACGGAGCAATGACGGATGCGAATGCCGGCTCACGCTGCGGAGCGCTTGCGGAAAGGAAGCAACTTCCCCTTCTCTGCCAAGTCGGCGGGCTGCAAATTCATATAGCGCTTCAAATGTCGCCAGTCCTTGTGCCCGGTAACGCCAGCGACCTCGGCTATCCCCCAGCCCGCTTCAAAAAGCGCACTTGTAGCCTCGTGGCGCAAATCGTGCAGGCGCAAGTCATGAATACCTTCGGAATCGCACGCCATCTTGAAGTATTTGCTAGCCGTCTGAGGGGAAAACGGGAAAATGCGCGGCTCTCCATCGCCCCGGGGTTGCCGCTTGATCACATCAAGCGAAGTGCCAATCAGCGGCACCCATTTGTGATTTCCAGCCTTGTTGCGCGGATCTTTGCGGTCTCGCACCAGAACCATCCGATTGACCTCGTCTAGATCACGCCATTCAATTCGGAAGATCTCGCCGCGTCGAAATCCCGACTGACCGTTGATCTCGATGACGTCTGACAACGGCAATGTGGATTGCGGATGCTCCCGATCCCACGCCATGATTCTCGCGATCTCGTCAGCAGTCGGCCGCCGCTCCCGCTTCCCTGGGTAATGCCCCCTGAAATCCACCGCTAGGAGAAGTAGAATTTTCTCGTTAAGAGGGAGTTCTGCAGATGAAGAAGTCGAGATTCACGGACAGCCAGATACTGGAGGCGCTCAAGCGCGCGGAGGCTGGGCTGGCGGTGCCGGAGCTGTGCCGAGAACTGGGCATCAGTTCGGCAACGTTTTATAAGTGGCGCTCGAAGTACGGCGGCATGGACGCGTCGATGATGTCGCGCATGAAGGAGCTGGAGGCGGAGAATACCCGGCTTCGCAAGATGTACATCGAGGAGAAGCTCAAGGCTGAGATTGCCTCGGAGGCCCTGCAAAAAAAGTTCTGAAGCCATCTCGTCGGCGCGAGATGGCAAAGCAAGTTGTGCAACAGCGGCGCGTGTCAATTCGTGTGGCGTGCGCGGTGCTCGGCATCAGCGAGTCGTGCTACCGGTACGCGGCGAAGTTGAACACGGAGAACGAAGAGATTGCCGACTGGCTACTGCGTATTACGGGCTGCCATCGCAACTGGGGTTTTCTGCTGTGCTACTTCTACCTGCGTAATGTGAAGGGATTCGGCTGGAACCACAAGCGCATTTACCGGATTTACCGGGAGCTGGAGCTGAACCTGCGCATCAAGCCGAAAAAGCGGCTGGTGCGCGAAACGCCGCAGCCGCTATCGGTACCGGAGGCCATCAATGAAGTGTGGTCGATGGACTTCATGCATGACCAACTGGTTGACGGGCGCAGTATCCGGACGCTGAACGTGATTGATGATTTCAACCGCGAGGCGCTGGGCATCGAGGTGGATTTCTCGTTGCCATCCGAGCGGGTGATTCGCACGCTGAAGCAGCATATGGAATGGCGAGGCAAGCCGAAGGTCATCCGGTGCGACAACGGCCCGGAATATTTGAGTGCGGCCATCGTGACATGGACGCAGAAGCAAGGCATCCGGCTGGAATACATCGAGCCGGGCAAGCCGCAGCAGAATGCGTATATCGAACGGTTCAACCGGACTGCGCGATACGAATGGCTGTCGCAGTACCTGTGGGAGGACCTGGAGCAGGTTCGCGAAGCGGCGGCCGACTGGATGTGGATTTACAATCACGAGCGCCCGAATATGGCATTGGGCGGTTTTACCCCGAAGCAGCGGCTTGCCATGGTCGCTTAGTTTCTACTTCTGCTGACCGTGGAAAACGGGGGCATTACCCCTGCAGCGCCGATCAACCTCAGGTGATGAAGCATTGGCCGAGCCTTGCCAATCACGTCGGGCAAGTCGAAGTCCAAGAAACTGGGCCTGTCATTAATTTCGTGTTTGAGGCATAACATGTCGCCAAGGAGTGACTATGCCTCGCAAACCGAAGACCCCGCCGGTAGAGCTACCGGCAATTCCCGCTGAATTGCTTGAACAATTCGGTAACGGCCCGATGACGGCCGAAGCCATCCACGCCGCGACGCTTGCGCTCAAGAAGGCGCTCATAGAACGCGCGCTGGGGGGCGAGCTCAATCACCATCTCGGCTACGCGCCTGGCGCGGCCAAACCGGCCAGCGTGACCAATCAGCGCAATGGCAAAGGCGCCAAGACGGTTCTGACTGAAGGCGGCCCGATTCGCATCGGGGTGCCCCGCGACCGTGATGGCAGCTTCGAACCACTGTTGATCCCCAAACACGAACGACGCTTTACAGGCTTCGACGACAAGATAGTCGCCATGTACGCCCGGGGTATGACCGTGCGCGAGATTCAGGGCTTTGTTCTGGAGCAGTACGGCACCGAGGTCTCGCCCGAGTTCATCAGCTCAGTCACTGACGAAGTGATGGCTGAAGTCACGGCGTGGCAGGCTCGGCCACTTGAGCCGATGTATCCGGTCGTGTTCTTCGACGCGCTGCGCGTGAAGATCCGCGAGGATGCCGTCGTGCGTAACAAGGCCATTTATCTCGCGCTGGGCATTCTGCCCGACGGCACGCGCGACATCCTGGGCCTGTGGATCGAGAACACCGAGGGGGCCAAGTTCTGGATGAAAGTGTTCAACGATCTGAAAACGCGCGGCGTGGGCGACATCCTGATTGCTGTGACTGACGGCCTCAAAGGCATGCCCGAGGCGTTAGCCGCGGTGTTTCCAGCGACGACGTTGCAAACGTGCATCGTCCACCTGATCCGCAACAGTTTGGATTACGCGAGCTGGAAGGATCGTAAGGGGCTGGCCGCCGCAATCAAGCCGATCTATACGGCACCAAGCGCCGAGGCGGCTCTGGCC
The Pandoraea oxalativorans genome window above contains:
- a CDS encoding IS110 family transposase, with translation MFYLGIDVAKAKLDCCLLDMTNGKRSTKVVANSRAGLTDLLGWLGKRHTEPSHVHVALEGTGVYHEMAACGLHDAGLSVSVVNPAQVRAFATGMGVRTKNDMVDSHVLARFAMHAQPMRWSPPAPEARILQALMARREALAQDLQRERNRHEKAEITAPTALVLHSILETIEFLERHLASLQREIDDHIAAHPGLKANLMLLQSIPAVGPQVGRTLLAIMHARHFDSAEQLAAYLGLVPVQRQSGSSIQGPSRLSKAGPPKVRATLYMAAVVAKRYNPHIKALCERLAARGKSTMSILGAAMRKLVHLCFGVLKTRQPYRANYVAIA
- a CDS encoding IS256 family transposase, with the protein product MPRKPKTPPVELPAIPAELLEQFGNGPMTAEAIHAATLALKKALIERALGGELNHHLGYAPGAAKPASVTNQRNGKGAKTVLTEGGPIRIGVPRDRDGSFEPLLIPKHERRFTGFDDKIVAMYARGMTVREIQGFVLEQYGTEVSPEFISSVTDEVMAEVTAWQARPLEPMYPVVFFDALRVKIREDAVVRNKAIYLALGILPDGTRDILGLWIENTEGAKFWMKVFNDLKTRGVGDILIAVTDGLKGMPEALAAVFPATTLQTCIVHLIRNSLDYASWKDRKGLAAAIKPIYTAPSAEAALAELDAFSQGPWGQKFPPVSAAWRNAWDRVIPFFAFPPAVRRVIYTTNAIENINSQLRKIIKTRGHFPTDDAATKLIWLALRNITADWGRAAQDWKTAMNQFAILYEDRFVRPSV
- a CDS encoding IS3 family transposase (programmed frameshift) → MKKSRFTDSQILEALKRAEAGLAVPELCRELGISSATFYKWRSKYGGMDASMMSRMKELEAENTRLRKMYIEEKLKAEIASEAPAKKVLKPSRRREMAKQVVQQRRVSIRVACAVLGISESCYRYAAKLNTENEEIADWLLRITGCHRNWGFLLCYFYLRNVKGFGWNHKRIYRIYRELELNLRIKPKKRLVRETPQPLSVPEAINEVWSMDFMHDQLVDGRSIRTLNVIDDFNREALGIEVDFSLPSERVIRTLKQHMEWRGKPKVIRCDNGPEYLSAAIVTWTQKQGIRLEYIEPGKPQQNAYIERFNRTARYEWLSQYLWEDLEQVREAAADWMWIYNHERPNMALGGFTPKQRLAMVA
- a CDS encoding DDE-type integrase/transposase/recombinase is translated as MTSSEQRKVLIGLITEATRAGARQARACVILGLSARTVQRWQRGEPDAVDRRTLRHHEPRHKLSAEERAELLAVANSAELGHLPPSQIVPRLADQQRYIASESTFYRVLKAEKQLAHRRSERPAQAHSKPRAVCARAPNQLYSWDITYLPSTVRGQYFYLYLFLDVFSRKIVGWQVYAQESSALASEVLKDLCAREAIPPDQVILHSDSKNTGIRCFRASRGFQ
- a CDS encoding IS110 family transposase encodes the protein MKEEPAISGYRNVVGGVDTHKDVHVAAVVDEHDRLLGSECFPTTRHGYKQMLLWMRSFGELARVGVECTGSYGAGLLRYLQLAHVTVLEVTAPDRSDRRKRGKDDTLDACNAAHAAFAGVRTVTPKTRDGMIESLRVLKVCRKTAISARRVALQLIHSTIISAPDELRESLRKMTRMQLIRTLAAWRPDLSDYRSLISANRIALKSLGRRYLELHDEIADLDVMIAALVDELAPDLVSRYSIGYESASQLLLTAGDNSDRLQSEASFAALCGVSPVPASSGKVTRHRLNRGGDRAANSALHIIAIGRLRTDDRTKAYVAKRVSEGHSKLEAIRCLKRYIAREVFYAIRQRYRQIAQTQFTS
- a CDS encoding tyrosine-type recombinase/integrase; amino-acid sequence: MAWDREHPQSTLPLSDVIEINGQSGFRRGEIFRIEWRDLDEVNRMVLVRDRKDPRNKAGNHKWVPLIGTSLDVIKRQPRGDGEPRIFPFSPQTASKYFKMACDSEGIHDLRLHDLRHEATSALFEAGWGIAEVAGVTGHKDWRHLKRYMNLQPADLAEKGKLLPFRKRSAA